In the genome of Synchiropus splendidus isolate RoL2022-P1 chromosome 13, RoL_Sspl_1.0, whole genome shotgun sequence, the window ACAGGTCGTTGCTAGCACAGGCTGTCACTGTGCAGCATTGCCTACTGCAGATCATGGCATAAATGGACGGCTGTGTGAACCGGGGTTTTTCCAACACTCGATTCTAAACTGACCTTTGATGTTTCTACAGCGTGCTGATCCTGAGCCTGTGCCGGGTCCAACGCACGGCCTCAAGAAGACAGCTGATTTAACGTTAACATGAGGCTAATTGggttgcatcacaaatgctactttcctTTGAGAGTTTTACGCTCCCAAGCAGCGCTGCAAGCTactactttctgagttcccacaatgctcgtgacttctccttcaaccaatGATGAAGCGCCTTGTAGTCACCTGTTTCAATGGTGACGTGAACGTGGTAGGGATTGGGTAGGTCGGCGtcaggatagaaactgaaggaatatggatgacaaaccggGAACTAGTGAGGAGAATCAGCCCCCCAAAAagcctcaaaacaaacatgttacgACCGGATCTGACgccattttggagtcaggtgcagcgttcatcaatgcagtgctctctgtctcggagtcccgctagagtctgtcaatatttcacggacacggCACAGACCATAGAGATTCACCtcacattgaaataaatgtttttcagttgtgtctTTTGATAtataatagttgctgcattctgtgAGTCTTCTTTTTGCCTTCTAGAGGagtcatcaggaaggcccagcagagaatgttctttctgaggcagctacggaaactacgactgccgacgaagttgctggtggagttctacacggccatcatccagtccatcctcacctcctctatcaccgtctggtacaacagcgccacctccagggacaagagctgactgcagcgcatcgtacgttctgctgagaaggtgatcggttgcagcctgccacttcttcaggacctgtatgcctctaggacccagagacgtgcaggtcagatcagagccgacccctctcaccctggacatagactgtttgttcctcttccctctggcaggaggctacggtccatccagaccagaacctcccgtcacaggaacagcttctttccctcggccgtcagactgttaaattcgtgaacagccttgttgttatgttattctatttattttattttattttatttgttttttgttgcactttatttcaagacaCTTTCGTAGtcggtgggctccccactgaccatggcaataaatctcattctgattctgattctgagttataataaaacctttctgaatggaaatgatttaatggttcatgttttcacatcttcaacacagaaggtctcatcattttgattccaaattcattgtcaatccatgtgatcagtatcctgatcggcagcaaaaaccctgatcggagcgtCCGTTACCACAAGTCTTTTTCTGCACCTCAAATGACATATGTCTGgtgatgcaactttgttttgtcatggtttatgtgtgcaataaactacgtattttatgagggaaaaaaaaccctggcaGAGAACCGTGATATCAATTCTTAGGTAAAATATTGTGATTCATGTTTTCTGTCCTGGTGGGAAACTTGACTGCAAAGGCAAATTCTTAACTGAGACTGAGAAACGTGGTGTAATGAGGGGCCCATTCACCACCAACCTGTTGGGGAGGAGAATAGCTACCGAAATGGGGCTGATTCGCAGAGTGGATGGAATTGAGACCTTCGAGGATGTTTTTGGAGATATTGGgcttgtcactgcctgatgcggtccgctggaaattccgggactggaaccggaaattgcgcatgttttaccaactgacatTTACTGGTAAAGTGCATGcgtccatggttatatcgcgcacAGGCGATGAAGttttttaaaaacgttttacaatttttacttctacaatccagattaagggttagggttaggtctgggctgtttggctgtgacaaagaaataaaccgAAGTAACGCTTGCTTACCGTAAACCGGTTCGTCGGTAACTTCCTGCTTcagcaccatcatttccggcggaccacatcaggcagacagACCAGATCGTACTACGCATGAGCGTAAAAAcgtataatttccagattttactgttaaatatagacGCAATTCGTAGACCTTCCGCATGTGTGTTtctaacatccggttccagtcccggaatttccggcggaccacatcaggcagtgacagggCTTTTGTGTTTCACAAGTGTGAGCCATTGAAAATGGCGCTCCAGCCCGATGCCACTCCCTACAGCATTGCCACGCCCCGTCGCATCCCCTTCCCgatcctgcctcaagtggaagaggagctgaAACGCATGCAGTCAAGTTCTTCCAATATGAATCTAGCTATTGAATGTGCGTGTATTTCCTCCTCAGGAAAAGCTAATTCCTCTTTCTTCATGTTAATGATCAGCCAAAGCGCTGGAATGTCCCTGTGAATATTAATTTTGAAATACATTACAAACGGTCAGAATACAGACGCATCAGCTACGAAAAGCTACTTTAACAAGTAAAACCATGGTGGTGTTCTGAAGGACATAGTCTGAGAGCGCATTTGAAACATGTCACCTTCTGACCCCCAAAGAGACCAACTTGTCGCCCTCTGTTTATCGACCTATATTCTGTTCACACACACGGTCAAACGCTACCTAATGGCTGGAGTCATACAGTACATTCAACATACATCACATCTttcttttcacacattttctccaTACCATTTCTCAACAATTCAACTATTCCACACTTTCTAGTAACTGGAACAACTCAGTATCTACTGTACTAGTGTTATGGCTGCATTTAACATGACTTAGAAAATGCAACAAAGTGCAACATAggattcaacaaaaaaaaccttcaagaCTGAAATGCAAAGCACATGTAATGTATTGATATAATCATTTAGTTCCTGTGTTTAGTCAAGActatttctgtgtgtattgttgAATATGTTATGATAAAGGTGCTGTATATTCGTGTGGTGGCGTACGTAAGGTACGCACTGGACTAACGCTAGACAATAAAGAAACGTACAAGTAACGTCCACATGAGTCTCCGTCTCTTTCAGATAACAACGGAACCTGAAGATATTACAGCACATGTCCAACAAAGGTTTCAACAGTGAATTCACATGAAATGCCTCATCTACattgatgaatatttcagaCTTATGAGGCCTAAACACGTCTCTCGCCTTTTCTTTACATTTGACAACGCCAGGATGAGATTCATGCAACAAAATCAGACCCATAACTTGATTTgaaattttgaaaaatactgtATTTATTGGCTATTTAGATATATACATGGACCGGTGTTGTCAGAGCTTTCATTAGTCATTCAGTCATTAGCTCTTGACGTAAAATAAAAGGAGTGCAGTCTGCCGTCTTTCAGCCAGGAGAGAAGAAGGTTGCACCTCCACTTTGTCGTCATCGAAGGTGAGCCAGCGAGGAGTATTGTCCTTCAGCATGGTGTCGCAGCTGTAGTGGCCTGAAACAGCAGGAGCCATGCATTAGGAGGGGGATCCAAACATCCAACACACTTGAGACACGGTCAACTACCTTCATGACTGGTGGAACCAAGGCGGTTGACAATCGTCACCAGCTTGTATTGAGCCTGAAACAAAAGGAGTTATATTTAGAGAGTTGACACATGAAGAATATGTCGGCGCCCTCACCTGTTCTTTGTGCAGCGTTGCCACCTGCAGGTCCTGGCATAAATGGACGGCTGTAGGAACCTTGATGAACCGTCTTGAGGCCGTGCGTCGGACCCGGCACAGGCTCAGGATCAACACGCTGTAGAAACATCAAAGGTCAGTTCAAAATCGAGTGTCGGAAAAATGATGCTACTTACTTTGGGAGAGTGCTGAAAGACAATCGATCAGTCAGGTGACTCCCACAGCGCCTGCATCGAACGTCTGCAGGCCTCTCCTGAAACGGACGTTGAGACATTGTTGTGTCTTTTAACTTGTCAGATTGTGCAGGACAACTTACATTCAGGACATTTCCAAGAGCCTGACTCACTGAGTCGGCAGTCTGAAGCGAGAGAAACACCTCGTGGGACTTCACCTTCCGTTGCCATCCACATCTGTgggattcaaaataaatatcacacttTAAACACATCCTGAAAGAGAGTAATGGTCCTCGAATCCACACCGtttgcaggagctgctgcgcaGGGCTTCAAACGCAATGTTTGTCCCCACTGGACATTTGTAGTTCATCCCGAGGCGACCGGCAGCCATCTTCATGTTGGTCGAGAAGCCTTCCCAGCTGctgaggatggtgaggaggCATTTCTGGgcactctgcacacacacacaatgtattGACATGGTGTCCAAGTAGTGGATGTTAATAGCAGCCAACGCCATGCAGTGTGAACAGGAACCTTTTGGTGGTCATCAAAGAAGTGAGAGTTCAGGGCGCCGATGGAATTTTTGAAATGCGACACAGCCGACAGCTTTTCAGCCGAGTCTCCGTAAAGACGCGACTTTGCCACCCTGATGAACGAACTGGAAAGAACAAAAGTGTTTGTCAATACACACTTGCAATCTCAGCACTGAAGGTGTGGACATTTATATTTCGACATCATGGCTGCGATGAAGGGGTCTCAAACCCACCTGATGAAAGTCTGATCAAAGATCATGGCATTGGTGCAGGCCTGGTTCTGCACCTCCCGCATGAAGGGCTCCAGCGACAGCAGACTTTGCAGGACCACGTTCATGTAGCAGCTGTTGCCAATGTTTGGCAGcctgcaacacaacagcagTGTGAGAATAGACATAATGTCATGTCAAGGAAAAGGTCAAAGGCCTTCCAGGTACTTGCCCAAGTCGCTGTAGCGCTAGCTCGCAGAGACGCCACCGTCTGCATTTAATGGCAGCGAGTTCTCTGCAGAGGGTCGACTGAGGGAGGACGGACAGTgcaacctgctgctgcagcggccTGTAGGAAGAGAAGAGACGGTGAGCATCATGGAGGGAAGGATGGAAATGGAAGAGCCGGGTGAacggagaagaggaagacaatgtTCCTGCATGTGACGAAGAGGAAGTGCTTCATGGAAATATCACACCGACACTCAGAGTTCACTTGAGGTGAGTGAGAACAAACCAGAGTGTGTAGAGTAGTGTGTACCTCACGTAATGGTTAGGACGACCTTTGTTCTACTTCATCACCCCGTTTGACCGATCAGTCACATTGGTGTCAGCAGTGGCTTTAGTTTAGCCACATCAACATGAGTGTTGACAAGACTGGCAGGATCCAAGCTACGAGCAGTTATTGGTACAACATTGAAAccaagttcttgtttgattctgGTTAGAAAATAAGTTTACAACTCTACAGTGTTGGAAAACCAAACCAGGGTAGAGGCCCTACGCTCCACTGCGCTTGTGACACTGCACAGTTGAATGAGTGATCTGAAAAGACTCAAACACTAACACATCGGAAATATTAATCACGACATTtaacaacaaatatatatattaagatATAATAACATAACTTCAGCTTCAGTTAAGTTTATAATTCCAACTTCATCAGGCTTTTACGTCGAACAATACAGCTATGATTTTTCTTATGTCATGAACCATAGCAGCAGAGAGGTCAGCCAGCAGCTCCAGTTACCACATTTAGACTGCAACAATCGAGGAGCTAAAGGAGAATGTCATCTGGACATAACACGCTGGCGTCAGGCAAACCTTGAAACTGCAGGTTTGTCACTTGATGATGATAACGTGTGATAGTTTTCCTGGATAACACGCGATTATGAAACCTACAATATGGATGAAAGACACGTTACTCAGATACATTCAACTGTTTTTAGTATCGAAGCAGGTCATGAGGAAAACATCAATGAAAAAGGAAGGTACCTGACCACCGGAGTGACTCGTCTCCCAGTACAGGTGAAGAGttcctaaaaacaaacaaacggaGGATTCACTGATGGATAAAATACAGAGGAACATTTTAACGAGACAATAGCGATGTGACTTACCGACGAAGAGTTCGGAAACCAGAGCATCTTGCTGCGTTGAAAGGCGATGGCGAAGTTCGGACACGAATAACGAGATCTTCCACGACAAATGAGAACCTAACCGTCAATAAGTGCCCGGTTTTCTTTTATTGGCGCTTTAGTTGTCACGTGACGTACGAATGAGTGTCCGCCAATCAGATTAGAGCATATTGGTCTTTAAGCAATCAAATGCCagcgttttttctttcctccaatCAGAATGCTTCTGCAATAAACCGCAAGAATTTCAAATTGTATAATGCCTGATGTGTCTGTTTCATAACGTCATGAGCACTTCCTACTTTTTATCGCGCGCAGTACACAGTGCCTGTCGGATGTACAATGTGATCGCATCGGATACGTTTTACCTTTTtcgttttctgtttcttttcttttcctaccTTTTAATTGAGACGTAAATCCAggattaatatattttttatatttcatttgatttacGGCAGCTTCCTCAAGACAGTTTAGTTGTCACGTGACGTAGGAATGAGTCTCCGCCAATCAGATCAGAGCGTAATGATCTTTAAGCAATCAAGCGCAaacgttttttctttcctccaatCAGAATTCTTCTGCAATGAACCGCAAGAATTTCAAAATACCACTTTTTTTTCGCTTTATTTGCAATTACGA includes:
- the LOC128769625 gene encoding ubiquitin carboxyl-terminal hydrolase 37-like; translated protein: MLWFPNSSSELFTCTGRRVTPVVRPLQQQVALSVLPQSTLCRELAAIKCRRWRLCELALQRLGLPNIGNSCYMNVVLQSLLSLEPFMREVQNQACTNAMIFDQTFISSFIRVAKSRLYGDSAEKLSAVSHFKNSIGALNSHFFDDHQKSAQKCLLTILSSWEGFSTNMKMAAGRLGMNYKCPVGTNIAFEALRSSSCKRCGWQRKVKSHEVFLSLQTADSVSQALGNVLNERPADVRCRRCGSHLTDRLSFSTLPNVLILSLCRVRRTASRRFIKVPTAVHLCQDLQVATLHKEQAQYKLVTIVNRLGSTSHEGHYSCDTMLKDNTPRWLTFDDDKVEVQPSSLLAERRQTALLLFYVKS